In one Culex quinquefasciatus strain JHB chromosome 2, VPISU_Cqui_1.0_pri_paternal, whole genome shotgun sequence genomic region, the following are encoded:
- the LOC6048198 gene encoding microfibril-associated glycoprotein 4 — protein MVLKMLRLVLLLCLLSCELHRTSADNSISSNASSSAGFGYELTMTGLEGIQFSMQQDLLRSKEYFQKMTAEVDDLKRTVANNEKMLVDQRIMLDDFGAQIKKLSNTVETMEDVPKIRTQLELLAHNISRLLEDTNQIHRTQQVQPTTEMLNDMILNLLANRLPTARNGIVLESSKLPRTCSDVSGHWSGVRKLHPEPGFGDPFEAYCDQEYEGGGWTVIQNRFNGTVYFYRGWAEYEAGFGDLEGEFWLGLKKLHQLTNAKPHELHVVLEDFEGGRVVAKYGCMVVGGGSEKYALNSLGTYSGDAGDSLSWAVGNKFTTLDADHDSHPPDNCATMYKGGWWYGACHGSNLNGLYVKGKTEAYANMMCWDKFKGLNYGLKTSRMMIRATA, from the exons ATGGTGCTTAAAATGCTTCGTTTGGTGCTGCTTCTTTGCTTGCTATCTTGCGAGCTTCATCGTACCAGTGCAGATAACAGCATCAGTTCCAACGCAAGCTCTAGCGCGGGCTTTGGCTACGAGCTCACGATGACCGGTTTGGAGGGGATTCAGTTTAG TATGCAACAAGATTTATTGCGATCAAAGGAGTACTTTCAAAAGATGACCGCTGAAGTGGATGATCTTAAAAGGACCGTGGCCAACAATGAGAAAATGCTAGTTGATCAAAGGATTATGCTGGATGATTTTGGAGCGCAAATCAAAAAGCTGAGTAATACTGTTGAAACGATGGAAGACGTCCCGAAGATTCGAACTCAGCTGGAACTGCTGGCGCACAACATCTCCCGACTGCTGGAAGATACGAACCAAATTCACCGCACCCAGCAAGTTCAACCAACAACGGAAATGCTCAACGATATGATCCTGAACCTTCTCGCGAACCGTCTTCCAACAGCGCGTAACGGAATCGTTCTTGAGTCATCAAAGCTACCCCGCACCTGCAGCGACGTGTCCGGCCACTGGTCCGGCGTTCGCAAGTTGCATCCGGAACCGGGGTTCGGCGACCCGTTCGAGGCGTACTGCGACCAGGAGTATGAGGGTGGCGGCTGGACCGTCATCCAGAACCGGTTCAACGGGACGGTTTACTTTTACCGGGGTTGGGCCGAGTACGAGGCTGGCTTTGGCGATTTGGAGGGTGAGTTTTGGCTCGGGTTGAAGAAACTGCACCAGCTGACCAACGCTAAGCCGCACGAGCTGCACGTGGTGCTGGAGGATTTTGAGGGAGGTCGGGTGGTGGCCAAGTACGGGTGCATGGTGGTTGGGGGTGGCTCGGAAAAGTACGCGCTGAACTCGCTTGGGACGTACAGTGGAGATGCGGGAGATTCGCTGAGCTGGGCGGTTGGGAACAAGTTTACGACGCTGGACGCGGACCACGATTCGCATCCGCCGGACAACTGTGCCACGATGTACAAGGGCGGCTGGTGGTACGGGGCGTGTCACGGAAGCAATCTCAACGGACTGTACGTGAAGGGCAAAACGGAGGCCTACGCCAACATGATGTGCTGGGATAAGTTCAAAGGACTCAACTACGGACTCAAGACCTCTCGGATGATGATTCGCGCCACAGCGTAA